The DNA sequence CTGACCTCTCCTGCGATCAACAATCTGCCGACCGCGTGGATGGACGCGATCGCCGCGGAAGGTGGCTGGACCGCGGAGATCGTCAATCCCGACGCGGAACCGATCGAGCTCGGCAGCGCCCCGGTGGGCCAGGTCGACGACCTCGTCTCCACGCTGCAGATCTCGATGCAACGGGCGGCCCAGCAGGCGGTGGACTCCTCCGCCCTGGGAGCGTCGATCGTGGCGATCCAGCCCTCGACCGGCGGAATCCTGGCCGTGGCACAGAACTCCGTCGCCGACCGGCAGGGGCCGGTGTCCATGCAGGGCCGCTTCCCGCCGGGGTCGACGTTCAAGATCGTCACCACGGCCGCGGCGCTCGAGGCCGGCGTCGTCGGCCCGGACGAGGTCGTGCCCTGCCCGGCCTCGGTGACCGTGTCCGGGCGCACGATCCCCAACGACGACGACTTCGAACTCGGCCCGGTCCCGCTGGAGACCGCGTTCGCCCGCTCGTGCAACACCAGCCAGGCCGTCATCAGCGACCGGCTCTCGCCGGAGGCCATGAAGGACACGGCCGCGAAGCTCGGGCTGGGAGTCGGGTTCTTCGCCCCCGGTCTCGGTATGGACACCTACACCGGGTCCGTGCCCGTCACCGAGCAGGGTCCGGCCCGTGTGGAGGCGGCGATCGGGCAGGGCGAGGTGCTGGCCAGCCCGTTCGGGATGGCGGTCATGACGGCCTCGCTGGCGGGCGGCGGGCGGATGATCCTGCCGCACGTGGTCGACGGGATGCCCGCCACCGCCAACGACACTCCGGAACCCCTGGACCCGGGTGTGGTGGACACCCTGCGCCGGTACATGGAACAGACCGTGCGATCGGGCACCGCGACGGCTGCGAACTCGATCCCCGGACTCGGGGGCAAGACCGGGACGGCCGAGGTCGGCACCGGCCCCGCCCACGGGTGGTTCGTCGGCTCCACCGGGGACATCGCGCTCGCGGTCCTCATCGAGGGCGCCGACTCCTCGGGCCCGGCCGTGTCGATGGCCGCGCAGTTCCTCGGTGCCGCGGGACAGCCCGCACCGCTGGCACGGGGCTGACCCGGTAGGTTTCGCCTCATGCGTCTTCCCCACCTCCCCGTGTCCGGTCTCCCCGTCCCCGGCCTCGACCGGATACCGTTCGTCTCCTCCCCCTCCCCCGCGGACACCAATCGCCGGGTCCTGGTCACCGGCGGGGCGTCGGGTCTCGGCCTGGCCCTGGCCACGGCGTTCCTCGAGCGCGGTGACCGCGTGATGATCGCGGACCTCGCGGCCACCGACGACCGGCCGGACTCGCTGCCCGCCGACGCCCGCTATCTGCGTCTGGACGTGCGCTCCGAGGAGGAATGGCAGGCGGCGCGCGCCGAGGTCGAGAAGACCTGGGGCGGGCTGGACGTGCTGGTCAACAACGCCGGGATCGCGCAGGGCGGCCGCATCGAGTACCTCACCGAGGAGGACTGGCGGCTCATCACGGACATCAACCTGCTGGGTGTCGCGCGCGGGTGCCGCACTTTCGTCCCGATGCTCAAGGCCCAGGGCCGGGGGCACCTCGTCAACACGGCGTCCCTCGCCGGCCTCGTACACCCGCCGACCATGGCCTCCTACACAGCGGTCAAGGCGGCCGTGGTCGCGATCTCCGAGACCCTGCGGTGGGAACTGGAGCCGTTCGGGGTCGACGTCTCGTTGCTGTGCCCGTCGTTCTTCCGCACCAACCTGGCCTCGAGCCTGAACTCCTCCGACCCCGCCGCGAGCGCGTTCGCGAGCAAGCTCATCGACCGCTCCGAGCGCGGTGCGGACGAGATCGCCGCCGAGGTGATGACCGGACTGGACGCGAAGCGGTTCCTGATCCTGCCCGACCCGGACGCCCGGAAGGCCTACCGCGGCAAACGGTTCATGCCCGCCGCGTACGCCAGGACCATGCTCGGCATGGGCCAGAGGTTCGCCCGGGCCACCGGCGGGAGCTGACGGCCGCGGCCGGCCGGGTAGCCTGCGGCTATGGCTCCCTCGAATACCCTTCCCTCGACCGTGATGTCCCGGGCCGACATGGACTTCCTGCTCCATGACTGGCTCCGGGTGTCCGAGCTGTGTGGGCGCGAGCGGTACTCGGACCACTCGCGCGAGACCATCGACTCCGTGGTCGACCTGTCGGCCGAACTCGCCGAGAAGTACTTCGCTCCCCACAACCGCACGGCCGACCTCAACGAGCCCAGACTCGTGGGCGAAGAGGTCGAACTGATCCCGGAGATCGCCGAGGCCCTGCGCCGCTTCGCCGACGCGGACCTGGTGGGCGCCGCGATGGACTCCCGGGTCGGGGGCATGCAGTTGCCGTACACCGCGTACCTGGCGTGCATGGCGTGGTTCTACGCCGCCAACGTCTCCACCGCCGCGTACCCACTGCTCACCACCGGCAACGCCAACCTGTTGATCGAACACGGTTCCGAGGAGCAGATCGAGCGGTACGTCCGGCCCATGGTCGAGGGTCGCTTCACCGGGACCATGTGCCTGTCCGAGCCACAGGCCGGCTCCAACCTCGCCGACATCACCACCCGCGCCGAGCCGCAGGACGACGGGACCTACCGGCTGTTCGGGCAGAAGATGTGGATCTCCGGCGGCGAGCACCAGATGTCCGAGAACATCGTGCACCTGGTGCTGGCCAAGGTGCCCGGTTCGCCGGCCGGTACCCGCGGCATCAGCCTGTTCGTCGTGCCGAAGTTCCTGGTCGACGAGGACGGGTCGATCGGGGAGCGCAACGACATCGTGATCACCGGCCTCAACCACAAGATGGGCTTCCGCGGCACGGTCAACACCATGCCCACCCTCGGCCAGGGCATGCACACCCCCGGCGGCCGGCCGGGCGCTGTCGGGTACCTCGTGGGCGAGGAGAACACCGGCCTCAAGAAGATGTTCACCATGATGAACGAGGCCCGGCTCGGCGTCGGCCTTGGCGCCACGGCACTCGGATACACCGGCTACCTCAAGTCGCTCGACTACGCGCGCACCCGTCCGCAGGGCCGGGCACCCGGTTCCGATCCGTCCTCGCCGCAGGTCATGCTGACCGGTCACGCCGACGTGCGGCGGATGTTGCTGGCCCAGAAATCGTACGTGGAGGGAGCGCTCGCGCTGGGGTTGTTCTGCGCGCGACTCGTCGACGAGGAGAGGACCGGCTCGCCGGAGGAGGCCGTGGCCGCCTCGACCCTCCTGGACGTGCTGACCCCGATCGCCAAGTCGTGGCCGTCGCAGTGGTGCCTCAAGGCCAACGAGTTGGCGGTGCAGGTGCTGGGTGGTGCCGGCTACACCATCGACTACGACGTGGAACAGCACTACCGCGACAACCGGCTCAACCCGATCCACGAGGGCACGCACGGGATCCAGGCCCAGGACCTGCTCGGGCGCAAGGTCCTCGCCGGAGGTGGCGCCGGTCTCGCCGCGCTCAGCGAGCGCATCGCCGCCACCTGCGACCGCGCGGATGCGGCAGGCGGCGCGGTCGAGGAGTTCGCCGCACTGCTCCGACCCCGGGTGACACGACTGATCGAGGTGACCACCGCACTCGCGGGGGTCGGGGCGACCGACCCGGAGGCGTTCCTGGCCGACGCCACGGAGTATCTCGAGGCCACAGGGCACATCGTGATCGCCTGGATCTGGTTGGAGCAGGTGCTCGCCCTGGGGGGCCGTATCGACGACGACACCGACGGTCTCGCCGCAGGGAAGCGGCAGGCCGCCGCGTACTTCCTCCGGCGGGAACTGCCCGTCGTGGACGCCAAGTTCGACCTGCTGGCCTCCGGCGACCGCACAACCCTGGACATGCGGGACGACTGGTTCTGAGCTGAGGGGCTGACTCTGGGCCGCGGGCCTGACTGTCGCCCGAGTGTCCGGGTCAGTGCGTTGCGGACGCCGCCAGGACTCCGTCCAGCTCCTCGAACGCCTCGGTCCAGCCGTCGTGAGCACTGTGCTCGGAGCCGCGGTCGTCCGGCAGTCCAGCCACGTGGAACGTCATGAGGGTGTGACCGTCGCCCACCTCGGCGAGGTCGACGGTGATGACGGGGACCTCGTCCCCGTCATCACCGGGACTGCCCCAGGTGAACCGGAGCCGGTCGGGCTCGCGGATCTCGAGGTACTCGCCCGCGGCCGGCCATTCGCGGCCGGTCGGGTCGATCATCAGGTAGGTGTAGCGACCTCCCACGCGCAGATCGATCGCGACGCTGTCCGCGGGAGTGGTGACCTCGTGGGGATGCCACCAGCGGGCGGCGACGGCGGGGTCGGTCCACGCCCGCCAGACGGTCTCGCGCGGGGCGTCGAACGTACGTGTGATGGTGAATTCGGGAACGGACATGGTGCCCTCACTCCTTCGATCGAGACCTTCGTCCTCGATGCTCGGGGTCGACGTGCCCGCGCTGGATGTCGGCCAGCACGCCGTCGAGTCGGTCGAACTTCTGCTGCCACAGCCCGCGGGTGCGCTCGACCCACTCCGTGGCGGCGTCCAGTGGTTCCGGCCGGAGCGTGCACACCCGCCACTGGGCGCGCGTGCTGCGCTCGATGAGACCGGAGCTCTCCAACACCCGCAGGTGTTGCGAGATGGCGGGTGCACTGATGTCGAAGGGGTCCGACAACTCGCCCACAGTCGCCGGCCCGGCGCTGAGCCGCTCGAGGATCCCACGCCGCGTGGGATCGGCGAGCGCCTGGAACACCCGGGACAGCGAATCACCAGCCTGTTTCACTTCGTGCTTTCCTTAATTAGGCGATACCTTAATTATCCCCGTTGAGCGACCCGTGTCAACCCCCCCGCGACAGCGCACAGCCCGGGCCGACGCTGTCGCGTCGACCCGGGCTGTGGTTGTGCTGTGGTGGTGTGACACCGCCCGGCGGTCAGGGATCACCGGAACTCAACGCGCTCACTCCTCGGGGACGAGGACCTGATCGATGAGGTAGACCGTGGCGTTGGCCGTCTGGACGCCGCCGCAGATCACGTTGGCCTCGTTGACCATGATCTCGTCGCCGGAGCCGGTGACGTCGACGTCCTCGCCGGCGAGAGTGGTCTGCATGCCCTCGATGTCCTCGGGCGAGATCTGACCCTCGACCACGTGGTAGGTCAGGATCGTGGTGAGCAGCTCGGGATCGGTCTGCAGAGCCTCCATCGTCGCGTCGTCGACCTGCGCGAAGGCGTCGTCGACCGGCGCGAACACGGTGTACTCACCGTTGTTGAGGGTGTCGACCAGGTCGACCTCCGGGTTCACCCCGCCCGACACGGCGGCCGTGAGGGTGGTGAGGAGCGGATTGTTGGAGGCGGCGGTGGCGACCGGCTCCATGGCCATGCCGTCGACCGAGCCCGGGCCGTCCGGGTTCGCCTCGGCGTAGTCCGCACACCCGGGCCCGACCAGCATGCCGGCCGGCTCCGCCATGGCGGTGGTCTCCTCGGTGGTCATCTCGGAGGTCATGGGGGCGGTCGTGGTGCCCTCGGCCTCGGTGGTGCCCTCGTCGTTCGCGCAGCCGGCCAGAACGAGGCCGCTCACGGCAGCCGCCGCGGCGATCGAAGCCATACGGCGGGAGATCGTCATGCTCATGGTGTTGGTCCTTTCAACAGAGCCTTGCGTGCTGGGTCACAGGTTCTTCGGCACAGTTCTCCGGCCGGATGGGTGACCCCCGAAATCTCTCTTCCCCACCGTCCGCCGAGGCCTGTGCTCCGAACTCCTGACGTGGATATCACCCAGCCCCGAACCCGCGTGACAGCCCAGATCGCCGCGGGCGTCCTCGCGACCGGAATCGCTCTCGCGGTCGGTCACGCCATGGCGGGACTGGTCGCCCCCGGTTCGTCTCCCTTCCTGGCGGTGGCCGACTCCGTCGTCGACCGCGCACCCTCGGCCGTCCGCGAGGCGACCATCGACGCACTCGGTACCGCGGACAAACCGGCGCTGCTCATCGGCCTCGCCGGAATCCTGGCGGTGATGGGTGTGGTCATCGGTCTCACGGAGCGACCGCGGCGGCCGATCGGGTCCGTCCTCATCATCGCGCTCGGACTCACGGGAGTTCTCGCTGCGGCGACCCGCCCTTCGGCCGGGCTCGCGTGGGTGCTGCCGACGCTCGCCGGCACCGTCCTCGCCGTTGTCGCCCTGCGACTGATGGTCGGCGCACTGTTCCCCGCGTCCGGGGACGGGACAGGTGGCGGTTCGGGGGACGGGTCGGGGACCGGCTCGGGTGACCTCGTCTCGTCGACCGACGAGGCCCCCGCTTCCCGTCCGGGTCCTGATCGGCGCCGCTTCCTCGTCCTGGCCGGATCGGCCGTGGCCGTGATCGCCGCAGCGGGCGCGACCGGCGTGGCCGTCACCCGCCGGGCCGCCGACGCCCTCGCCGAGCGCGCGGGCCTGCGGCTGCCGCGGGTACTCGGTCGCAACGCCGCCCCGCCGGTGCCGGACGGAGTGGTTCCCGACGCCCCCGGTGTCACCCCGTTCCTCACGTCCAACGAGGAGTTCTACCGCATCGACACCGCGCTGCGGGTACCCGCCCTGACCACCGCGGACTGGCGGTTGCGGATCCACGGGATGGTGGACAGGGAGATCGAGCTGGACTGGCAGTCCCTGACGAGCAGGGAGTTCCGGGACCGGATCGTCACCCTGACCTGCGTGTCCAACGAGGTCGGCGGCGACCTCGCCGGAACGGCGACCTGGACCGGCTTCCCGATCGACGAACTGCTCGCGGAAGCCGGGCCCCTGCCCGAGGCCGACATGCTGCTCTCGACCTCGGTCGACGGCTGGACGGCGGGCACCCCGCTCGAGGCACTGACGGACGGGCGGGACGCGTTGCTGGCCGTCGGGATGAACGGCGAGCCGCTCCCTCTCGAGCACGGGTATCCCGTCCGGCAGGTCGTCCCCGGCCTGTACGGCTACGTCTCCGCCACCAAATGGGTGGTGGACTGGGAGGTCACCCGGTTCGACCGGGCGAGCGCCTACTGGACCGACCGGGGGTGGGGCGAGAGGGGGCCGATCCTCACCGCGAGCCGTATCGACCGGCCCGCCCCGCTGGCCCAGCTGGATCCCGGCCCCGTCGTGGTCGCCGGGACGGCGTGGGCCCAACACCGCGGCATCGACCGAGTGGAGGTGCGGGTCGACGACGGGCCGTGGAACGAGGCAGCGCTCGCGGAGGAGTACTCGATCGATACCTGGCGCATGTGGTCGTGGACGTGGGACGCCGAACCCGGCCTGCACACGCTGTCCGTCCGGGCGACCGATTCGACCGGTGAGGTCCAGACCGAGACGCGGCAGCCTCCGATACCCACCGGGGCCACGGGCTGGCACAACCGCACGTTCCGGGTGTCGGGGACATGACCGTCCTCGACACGCGCCGCCCCACCGCGCGCCCGTTCCCTGAGTTCCCCACCCCTCGGATTAGACTGTCCTCCGTGTCCGACCCCACCGCCCTGTCGCTGGCCGATCCGGGGCGCCTGTTGGAACTCTCCGCGGCCGGCGACCTCGAGGCCTTCGCCCGCTTCTATGACCTCATGGCGCCCCGGGTCCACGGTCTCGCCCTGCGGGTCCTCCGCGACCCCGGGTACGCCGAGGAGACGGTGCAGGAGGTGTTCCTGCAGGTCTGGAAGCAGGCCTCGGGGTACAGTCCGAAGCTCGGGTCGGTCCATTCCTGGGTGCTGACCATCGCACACCGGCGCGCGGTGGACCGGGTGCGGTCGGAGAGCTCCGCGGCGCGGCGCGACGAGGCGGACGCCGCCGCGGGGATCACCCACTCCGGGGACGTCGCCGACCAGGTGACCGAGGAGATCACCCGGGAGGAAGATGCCGCCGACGTCCGTCGTTGTCTGGGGGAGCTCACCGAGAACCAGCGCGAGTCGATCGAGATGGCGTACTTCACGGGACTGACCTACCGAGAGGTCGCCGACCAGCTGGGGGCCGCACTGCCCACGATCAAATCACGAATCCGGGACGGCCTGCGCCGTCTCAAGAGCTGCCTGGGGGGTGAGCTGTCATGACCGTCCGACACCACGATCATCCGGAGTCCCCGGGCACGGTTCATCCCGAGGATCTCGACCTCTACGCCCTGGATGCGTTGGACGATCAGGAGACGGAGGCCGTCGAGCAGACCCTCGTCAACGCCGCACCGGATCAGCGCAGGTCGATGCTCGCCCACATCCGGTCCACCCGGGAGGTCGCAGCCGATCTGGTGGCCGATGCCGACCTCGACGTCCCGCCGCCGCCGGGGCTCCGGGCCAGGATTCTCGATCTGGTCGCGGCGGAGTCCGCGCCCGTAACCGACGCGGGGACACCGGAACCCGACGGCACCCGGGACACCGGCGGTGCGGCCGTGGTCGATCTGAGCCATGTGCGTGAGCGCCGGCGCCCCGGCGTGTGGACCGTCGTCGCCTCCGCCGCGGCGGCCGTGGTCCTCGTGGCCGCGGGCGTCACCGTCGGGCGCCTGACGGGCGGGGCGGCGCCGGAGAACGACCTGCCGGTCGCCGCTCCGCCCGCCGCCACGATGCCGGACGAGGTCGCGTCCCTGCTCACCGCACCCGACCTCGAGATCTCCCGCGGTCAGGTGGGCGGCACCGGTAGCGCCACGGTGTTGGCGTCCAGGTCGGCTGACATGGCGGTCATCTCCATGACCGGGATCCCGGAGCCGGCCGAGGGCCGCGCCTATCAGCTCTGGCTGATGGGCCCGGATCACGACCCGATCCCGGCGGGGACGATGGAATCCGGCGAGGTGGGCCCGTCACCCTCCGCCGAACTGAGCGGTATCCGCGGCTCCGCCCAGATCGGGATCACCGAGGAGCCGGCGGGCGGATCCCCGGCGCCGACCGGCGACGTCCTGCTGGCTCTCGACCTGGCCTGATCCGGTTCACGCCTGCCACCATTGCCGCAGGGGAACGTCCCAGGTCATGGAGTCACCGAGTCGGACGGCCAGGATCTGGTGGAGCTGGATCTTGTTGTGTTCGAAGCCGTACTGGCAGGCGCCCATGTAGAGACCCCACAGTTTGGCCATGGGTTCACCGACCTCCTCGACCGCCTCGTCCCAGTGTTCGACCAGGTTCGCGCACCAGTCGCGCAGGGTGAACGCGTAGTGCTGCCGGAGGTTCTCCTCGTGCACCACCTCGAACCCCGCGTTCTCCGCCTCGAGGTGGACGGTCCCGGCACCGGCCAGTTCGCCGTCCGGGAAGATGTACCGGTCGATGAACGCGCCCGCCTTGACGGACCGCGAGTTGTCCGGACGGGTGATGCAATGGTTCAGCAGACGCCCTCCCGGCTTCAGGTACCCGTGGAGTCGGGTGAAGTATCCGTGGTAGTTCCTGCGCCCGATGTGCTCTGTGATGCCGATGGAACTCACGGCGTCGAAGTCGCGCTCGGGCACGTCGCGGTAGTCCATCAGCCGGACCTCGGCCAGATCCTCCAGCCCCTGGGCTCGGATCGCGGCCTGGCCCCACTCGACCTGCTCCCGCGAGAGCGTCACGCCGATCGCGCGGACCCCCCGGGAGGCCGCGTAGCGCACCATCCCGCCCCACCCGCACCCCACGTCCAGCAGCCTGTCGCCGGCTTTGAGACCGAGCTTGTCGAAAACGAGGCGGTACTTGTTCTCCTGCGCCTTCTCCAGGGACATCTGTGCGTCGGTGTAACACGCGCAGGTATAGGTCATGGTGGGCCCGAGGATCCACTCGTAGAACCGGTTGGACACGTCGTAGTGGTAGCTCACGACCTCCGAGTCCCGCTTCTTGGAGTGTCTCCGCATGCCGTGCGCGACCCGGCGCCACGCCGCCGGCACCTCCTGCTCGGGAATCGGCAGCATCGTGAGGTTCTCGCGTCCGATCGACCGGGCGATCCGGGCCATCGTCCGCACGTCCGGCCTCCGGGTCATGGCCTTGCGGAAGACCTCGAGCGCGCCGAACGCGTCGTGCGGCGCACCGGGATGTACCCCGTCGACCTCGAGCTCACCCATGAGGTAGGCGCGGGCCAACCCGAGATCCCCCGGCGCGGTCACGAAGTACTGCAGCGCCTTCGGACTCTTCAGGCGTAGTACCAGCTCACTGTCGGGCGGGCCGAACACCGAGCCGTCGTAGGCCTCGATACGCAGGGGTGGCTCGCCCGTCGCGAATGCGTCGACGATCTCACCGATCGTCATCCTGTCCGTCGTCACCGTGCACCCACCGCCTTGTCGTAGAGGGTCGAGAACCGACCGTTCGGGTCGAACTCCGCCTTCAGCCGGGCGGCGTGCTCACCGCCGTACAGCTGGTCGAACTCCTCCCGGGAGTAGAAGACCTCAGAGTAGAGCGACTTGTGTCCACCGAGGCGGGAGACCTCCTCCTCGATGCGCCGGTTCCACGCCCCCTCCACCGACCCCGGCTCTACCGGCGCCGAGGACCAGAAGCCGATGTTGACATAGGTTGTGTCGGGCGACAACGGGTACAGAGGCCACGGCCGGTCGGAGCCCGGCCCCCCGTCCGGTGTCGGTGCCGGGGTGCGCTCCCGCAGCCGCAACGGACACACCCACAGTGGTTCGATGGGCACCTCATTCAGGAACCACCCGAGGAACTCGGCCGTGCGGTCGATGGTCACCTCGATGTCCTGCACCACACGCTCGCGCGGGCCCTCGCCCTTGAGCGCCCCGATCCGGTTGCCCAGGTCGTACCTGTGGTCCAGCCCGATGATCTTCCAGTACGCGGACGACCGGAGGAGGTGCTGCGGCCACAGGGCGCGGATCCGGGGATTCTGCACGCCGAACGCCCGCGAACACCAGAACCAGTCGGTGTCCCACCGCCACAGGTAGTCGCGGATGGTCAACCGGTCGCGGGCCATCGATCCGGGCGGTCCGCCGTGCCGGATCGACCGGTAGTAGATCGCCTGCTTGTCCCGCACTCCCGTGTAGTCCGAGACGGGACCGGGCTCGTCGGTCCGCCGCCCCAGGGTCAGGTAGGACTCGTCGGCGGAGAAGACGACCCCGTCCAGGAAATCGACGTCCTCGTCGTCGTACGACCCGGACTCGCTGATCCGCCCGAGCCCGTCGGCCAGCGCGGCGAGGGAGCCGAAACGGAGATGTCGCAGCTCGACGTAGCGGGCCACGGGTTCGAGCGCGATGCGCAGCCGCACGGCGTACCCGAGCGAGCCGTACGAGTTGGGGAACCCGCGGAAGAGCGCCTGCTCGCGCACCGTCCCGTCGGGGCGGGCGGTGACGATCTCGCCCGTCCCGGTGAGGACGTCCATCTCCAGCACCGACTCGTGGGGCAACCCCAACCTGAAGGAACTGGACTCGATGCCCAGCCCGGTCACGGCGCCACCGAGGGTGATGGTCTTGAGCTGCGGCACCACGTACGGCATCAACCCGTACGGCAGGGTGGCGTCCACCAGATCCTCATAGGTGCACATGCCCTGCACGTCGGCGGTGCGGGCGTCCGGGTCCACGGAGACCACGCGCGTCAGCCCGGTGGTGTCGAGACCGGGCGACGACGACGAGGCGCGCGGCCTGAACAGGTTGGACGTCGTCTTGGCCAGCCGGACGGGCTCCCCCCGGGGGACCGCCTCGAAGCTGGCGAGGAGTCGGCGGACACCCTCGTCATGGTGCCGGGACCCGACGACCAGCGATCCGGACAGATGACCGTGAGTGCCCATGCGCCCCACCATAGTGGCGGTCCGCGACGACCGGACTTGATCCGGCAGCGGTCCACCCCGGTGTCCCGGCCAGTGTGCTCCCCACCCGCCTCACGGGGCCGGGCGCCACTGACGGGCGGGTCTCGATCTCGTCTCGATTGTGACACCGGTCGCATCGTCTCCGCCGAACCCTCTCGAGCTGGCAGACCGCGTACGTACTCTTCCCGCATGGAGGACCCCCGCGCCCGGGCACGCAGTCGGCCCCACTCGGCGCATCCCACATCCCACATCGAGGAGGGCCCGTCATGAGCGCACGTGCACACCGAGCCGAGCGGTCCGCCCGGGGCGCCCGCGACATCCGTCCCGTCCGACGACGCGGGATCGTCGCCGCGTCGGGGTTCGCGGTGCTCGTCCTGGCGCTCGGGGGGTGCGGGGAGGAGGGGACCGCGGAGGAGGCGGTCGGCGAGGCGACCAGCGCGGTGGGGTCCGTGGCCGCCGAGGCCACCTCCGCGGTCGGCGACGCCACCGACCGCGACGGGGCGACGACCGGCGAGCAGCCGGCCCCGGACGCGGGCGACGACGGGAGGTC is a window from the Dietzia sp. JS16-p6b genome containing:
- a CDS encoding FAD-binding oxidoreductase: MGTHGHLSGSLVVGSRHHDEGVRRLLASFEAVPRGEPVRLAKTTSNLFRPRASSSSPGLDTTGLTRVVSVDPDARTADVQGMCTYEDLVDATLPYGLMPYVVPQLKTITLGGAVTGLGIESSSFRLGLPHESVLEMDVLTGTGEIVTARPDGTVREQALFRGFPNSYGSLGYAVRLRIALEPVARYVELRHLRFGSLAALADGLGRISESGSYDDEDVDFLDGVVFSADESYLTLGRRTDEPGPVSDYTGVRDKQAIYYRSIRHGGPPGSMARDRLTIRDYLWRWDTDWFWCSRAFGVQNPRIRALWPQHLLRSSAYWKIIGLDHRYDLGNRIGALKGEGPRERVVQDIEVTIDRTAEFLGWFLNEVPIEPLWVCPLRLRERTPAPTPDGGPGSDRPWPLYPLSPDTTYVNIGFWSSAPVEPGSVEGAWNRRIEEEVSRLGGHKSLYSEVFYSREEFDQLYGGEHAARLKAEFDPNGRFSTLYDKAVGAR
- a CDS encoding DUF732 domain-containing protein; this encodes MSARAHRAERSARGARDIRPVRRRGIVAASGFAVLVLALGGCGEEGTAEEAVGEATSAVGSVAAEATSAVGDATDRDGATTGEQPAPDAGDDGRSPEEQFLGEIRTVGVVADDEPDYLTRGRDACASLDGDMGYVDVVRQYNDAHPDAPVTEAPVVVAAAVRAFCPQHLPQVGQGG
- a CDS encoding class I SAM-dependent methyltransferase, with amino-acid sequence MTIGEIVDAFATGEPPLRIEAYDGSVFGPPDSELVLRLKSPKALQYFVTAPGDLGLARAYLMGELEVDGVHPGAPHDAFGALEVFRKAMTRRPDVRTMARIARSIGRENLTMLPIPEQEVPAAWRRVAHGMRRHSKKRDSEVVSYHYDVSNRFYEWILGPTMTYTCACYTDAQMSLEKAQENKYRLVFDKLGLKAGDRLLDVGCGWGGMVRYAASRGVRAIGVTLSREQVEWGQAAIRAQGLEDLAEVRLMDYRDVPERDFDAVSSIGITEHIGRRNYHGYFTRLHGYLKPGGRLLNHCITRPDNSRSVKAGAFIDRYIFPDGELAGAGTVHLEAENAGFEVVHEENLRQHYAFTLRDWCANLVEHWDEAVEEVGEPMAKLWGLYMGACQYGFEHNKIQLHQILAVRLGDSMTWDVPLRQWWQA